The Streptomyces cyanogenus DNA segment TCGCCGTCGTCCTCGGTGCCGGTGCGGCGGTCGCCGGGGACGACCCGCAGGCGGCCGTCGCTCCACAGCAGGACGCGTTTGCCGTCGCCGCTGACCTCGAAGTGGTCGGCGGTGGAGGCGAGGTGCTCCAGGCGGTGCTGGGCCAGGTCGTAGCGTTCCAGCTCGCTGTGCGGCTCGGGGTCCTCGGGGTGCGCGCGGGAGGCGCCGAGGACGCCCTCCACGGGGTGGCGCAGCCAGAGGACGCCGTCCTTGGCGGCCCGCAGGGTGGAGTAGCGGCCGGCCTCCACCGGGAAGGGCACGATCCGGTCGGCGAGCCCTTCGAGGTCGATCCGGGTGGCCGGGGTGCCCTCGCTGTCGGGGGTCTCGTCCTTGTCGGGGGCCTCGAACGGGCGGCCGTGGCGCTGCGGGCCGAACGGCGAGGGGGTGGTGGCGGCCAGGGTGATCAGGTGCGGGCGGGCGCCGACCACGAACGCGAGGTCGAAGGCGTGCTCGTCGTAGACCGGGTCGAAGGCCCGGTTGGAGAGGAACGCGAGGTGTTTGCCGTCGAGGGTGAAGGCGGGCGCGTAGTCCTGGAAGCGCAGCGGGGTCGCCTCGGTGACCGACAGGTCGGTGGTGTGGGCGATGCGCAGCTGGGAGAGCGGGCGGGGGCCGGGGTGGGCCCAGGCGAGCCAGGCGGAGTCGGGCGAGAAGGCGAGGCCGAAGACCTCGCCGTCGTCGCTGCGGTCGACCTCGCGGACCTCGCCGGTCTCGCGTTCGACCAGGAGCAGTCTGCCGTCGTGCGCGGCCACGGCGGCCCGGCTGCCGTCGGGGGCCATGGCCAGCTCCAGGACCCGGCCGAGCTGTCCGGCGGCGAGCCGGCGCGGCGGGGCGCCGGGCACGGTGCCGGTCGCGGGCGCGAACTCCAGGGCGTCCTCGCCCTCGGCGTCCGTCACCCACACCACCCACTCCTCGCCCTCGGCCCGGAAGGCGCGCGGCATCCGGGCGCGCACGCCGGGGCTGGCGGCCAGGGCGCGGGCGGGGCCGGAGCGGTGGGTGACCCAGTGGATCCCGCCGCGCACGCAGACGGCGCTGCCCCGCGCGGTGTGGTCGGGGGACGCCGCGTCGAACCAGTGGGCGGCGTTCACGGGGCGGGGCCGCAGATCGATCCGCGGGCCGCCCAGCCGCACGTCGAGCCGGCGGGGCTCGGCCCCCTCCTCCAGGCCGTCCAGCAGCCAGAGTTCACCGGCCGAGCCGTAGACGACGCGGGTTCCGTCGCCGGCCGCGTGCCGGGCGTAGAAGCCTCCCCCGCTCTCGGTGTCCCCCGGTGGGGTGTGCCGGCGCAGGTCGGAGCCGTCGGGGAGGGAGGAGTAGAGCGCGCCGGTGCCCTCGTGGTCGGAGAGGAAGCAGATCCGGTCCCCCGCCCACACCGGGCACTCGATGTTCCCGGCGATGTCCTCGTGCAGCCGGACGAAGGCGCCGCTGCCGTCCCGGTCGATCCACAACTTGCCCGCCGTGCCGCCCCGGTAGCGCTTCCAGTGGGCGGCCTCGCGGCCCATCGGCGCGGACAGCAGCACGGTGGCCGGTCCGAGAGCCACATCGCCGACCGGGCCGTACGGCAGGGTCTCGGCCGGTCCGCCGTCCAGC contains these protein-coding regions:
- a CDS encoding S41 family peptidase — encoded protein: MTQGASTGTTETGTSAYLRFPHLHGDLVTFVAEDDVWLAPLDGGRAWRVSADNTPVTRPRISPDGRHLAWTSTRDGAPEVHVAPVDGGPAKRLTYWGNRRTEALGWTPDGRVLALGAHGRPSSRQSWAHAVPLDGGPAETLPYGPVGDVALGPATVLLSAPMGREAAHWKRYRGGTAGKLWIDRDGSGAFVRLHEDIAGNIECPVWAGDRICFLSDHEGTGALYSSLPDGSDLRRHTPPGDTESGGGFYARHAAGDGTRVVYGSAGELWLLDGLEEGAEPRRLDVRLGGPRIDLRPRPVNAAHWFDAASPDHTARGSAVCVRGGIHWVTHRSGPARALAASPGVRARMPRAFRAEGEEWVVWVTDAEGEDALEFAPATGTVPGAPPRRLAAGQLGRVLELAMAPDGSRAAVAAHDGRLLLVERETGEVREVDRSDDGEVFGLAFSPDSAWLAWAHPGPRPLSQLRIAHTTDLSVTEATPLRFQDYAPAFTLDGKHLAFLSNRAFDPVYDEHAFDLAFVVGARPHLITLAATTPSPFGPQRHGRPFEAPDKDETPDSEGTPATRIDLEGLADRIVPFPVEAGRYSTLRAAKDGVLWLRHPVEGVLGASRAHPEDPEPHSELERYDLAQHRLEHLASTADHFEVSGDGKRVLLWSDGRLRVVPGDRRTGTEDDGDTSVTVDLARVRQTVDPAAEWRQMYDETGRLMRDHFWRPDLGGADWTGVLDRYRPLLGRLATHSDLVDLLWELHGELGTSHAYVIPRGGSGGPRQGLLGADISRHQDGSWRIDRILPSETSDPDARSPLAAPGVAVRPGDAIIAVAGHPVDPVTGPGPLLVGTAGHPVELTVSPAGGGEPRHTVVVPIADEEPLRYHAWVADRRAHVHAASAGRLGYLHVPDMQAPGWAQIHRDLRVEVAREGLVVDVRENRGGHTSQLVVEKLARRIIGWDIPRGMRPTSYPLDAPRGPVVAVANEFSGSDGDIVNAAIKALGIGPVVGTRTWGGVIGIDSRYHLVDGTLVTQPKYAMWLEGVGWDVENHGVDPDVEVVQTPQDWAEGRDAQLDEAIRIALEALETSPAKTPPGLPT